One stretch of Clavibacter michiganensis DNA includes these proteins:
- a CDS encoding SDR family NAD(P)-dependent oxidoreductase gives MPLITIIGAGPGLGLEIARAFGRKGFDVALVARDRSKLDGLERTLGADGITARGFTADVTRPDTIREALRSIRDELGPIDVLEFSPADRALESVDALDVTMENLQPQIDFYLGGAVAAIGAVLPDMIAAGSGTVIVTTGGGSLAPTPARGNINIAAAGLRNWTLNLHAALAERGVHVAFVAITALIGGGRPDAEPDVIAQAYVTLHDERRDAELHYVAYDA, from the coding sequence ATGCCCCTCATCACCATCATCGGAGCGGGGCCGGGACTCGGCCTCGAGATCGCGCGCGCGTTCGGGCGGAAGGGCTTCGACGTCGCCCTCGTGGCGCGTGACCGGTCGAAGCTGGACGGCTTGGAGCGCACGCTCGGTGCCGATGGCATCACCGCTCGGGGCTTCACGGCCGACGTCACCCGGCCCGACACGATCAGGGAAGCGCTCCGCTCGATCCGCGACGAGCTCGGTCCGATCGACGTGCTCGAGTTCTCCCCGGCGGATCGCGCTCTGGAGTCGGTCGACGCGCTGGACGTGACGATGGAGAACCTGCAGCCGCAGATCGACTTCTACCTGGGCGGTGCCGTGGCGGCGATCGGCGCCGTGCTGCCGGACATGATCGCCGCGGGTTCCGGCACGGTCATCGTGACCACGGGCGGTGGCTCGCTCGCGCCCACGCCGGCCCGCGGCAACATCAACATCGCCGCGGCGGGACTGCGGAACTGGACGCTGAACCTCCACGCCGCCCTCGCGGAGCGCGGGGTCCACGTGGCGTTCGTCGCCATCACCGCGCTGATCGGCGGCGGCCGCCCGGATGCCGAGCCGGACGTCATCGCGCAGGCGTACGTCACGCTCCACGACGAGCGACGGGACGCCGAGCTGCACTACGTCGCCTACGACGCCTGA
- a CDS encoding TetR/AcrR family transcriptional regulator — MTERSGAVPDGASRVDPRVVRTRSALIQALTALVSEAPKGEAISMSAVAQRAGFSRQALHNHYDNVGDLATDAWISRLLQECPTAADGAANLAQALTDAVREHGVEPLLAAGRADREFFDKLRAIPRGERVAEVIAAVVSTWLMESHHDDARPGIALSDDARTFAIGGMVALVSTWQMADAPPSTAQQVATLRAFAAAAATATAAPASSD, encoded by the coding sequence ATGACGGAGCGGAGTGGCGCGGTACCGGACGGCGCGTCCCGGGTCGACCCGCGGGTCGTCCGCACCCGCTCCGCCCTGATCCAGGCGCTCACAGCGCTGGTGTCCGAGGCGCCGAAGGGCGAGGCGATCTCGATGAGCGCGGTGGCGCAGCGCGCGGGCTTCAGCCGGCAGGCGCTGCACAACCACTACGACAACGTCGGCGACCTCGCGACGGATGCCTGGATCAGCCGGCTCCTCCAGGAATGCCCAACCGCCGCCGACGGCGCGGCGAACCTCGCGCAGGCGCTCACCGACGCCGTCCGGGAGCACGGGGTCGAACCGCTGCTGGCCGCCGGGCGAGCGGATCGCGAGTTCTTCGACAAGCTCCGCGCCATCCCGCGCGGCGAGCGGGTCGCCGAGGTCATCGCGGCGGTGGTGAGCACCTGGTTGATGGAGTCGCATCACGACGACGCCCGACCGGGCATCGCCCTCAGCGATGACGCACGGACCTTCGCGATCGGCGGGATGGTCGCGCTCGTGTCGACCTGGCAGATGGCCGACGCGCCGCCGAGCACCGCCCAGCAGGTCGCGACGCTCCGCGCGTTCGCCGCCGCGGCCGCCACCGCTACCGCGGCCCCGGCCTCGTCCGACTAG
- a CDS encoding amidohydrolase family protein gives MPGKIDVHQHLLPPIYFEALKAAGERAMGSGAGSAGGAPAVSGGSAQWNPWAANGDTGPRQGPRTIGGWQMPEWDPEAAIAMMDEAGIETGILSMSAPGVHFGDDAAARALARELNDYQAELVRSRPDRFGHFAVLPLPDFDGAVAEAVRALDDLHADGVLLLSNANGRYLGDPAYEPLWVELAARSAVVFVHPTSPPIAQLPGMPTALLDFPFDTTRTAVDLVAHGVFDRHPDLRVILSHAGGFLPYAASRFSAAAMFNPGTTPESIQAGLRKFYFDTALSASPTSLPSLLAFAEPGHILYGSDFPYADPEWSARFDHELDIYDGPGAERLGEVDRSAAEALFPRLAR, from the coding sequence ATGCCAGGAAAGATCGACGTCCACCAGCACCTGCTCCCGCCCATCTACTTCGAGGCGCTGAAGGCGGCAGGAGAACGGGCGATGGGGAGCGGGGCCGGGTCGGCCGGGGGTGCCCCGGCCGTGTCGGGCGGATCCGCGCAGTGGAATCCGTGGGCGGCGAACGGCGACACGGGACCGCGACAGGGTCCGCGCACGATCGGCGGCTGGCAGATGCCGGAATGGGACCCCGAGGCAGCCATCGCGATGATGGACGAGGCCGGCATCGAGACCGGGATCCTGTCGATGAGCGCACCCGGTGTCCACTTCGGTGACGATGCCGCAGCCCGCGCGCTCGCGCGCGAGCTGAACGACTACCAGGCCGAGCTGGTCCGATCACGGCCGGACCGGTTCGGGCACTTCGCCGTGCTGCCGCTGCCGGACTTCGACGGCGCGGTCGCCGAGGCCGTCCGGGCGCTCGACGACCTCCACGCCGACGGTGTGCTCCTGCTGTCGAACGCGAACGGGCGCTACCTCGGCGATCCCGCGTACGAGCCGCTGTGGGTGGAGCTCGCCGCACGCTCGGCCGTGGTCTTCGTGCACCCCACGTCGCCGCCGATCGCGCAGCTGCCGGGGATGCCGACGGCGCTGCTGGACTTCCCGTTCGACACCACGCGCACCGCCGTGGACCTCGTCGCCCACGGCGTGTTCGACCGGCACCCGGACCTGCGCGTGATCCTCTCGCACGCGGGCGGGTTCCTGCCCTACGCCGCCAGCCGCTTCAGCGCCGCCGCCATGTTCAACCCCGGCACCACCCCGGAGAGCATCCAGGCGGGACTGCGCAAATTCTACTTCGACACCGCGTTGTCCGCGTCGCCCACGTCCCTGCCGTCGCTCCTCGCGTTCGCGGAGCCGGGTCACATCCTCTACGGAAGCGACTTCCCCTATGCCGACCCGGAATGGAGCGCGCGCTTCGACCACGAGCTGGACATCTATGACGGCCCTGGGGCGGAGCGGCTGGGTGAGGTGGACCGCTCCGCCGCCGAGGCACTGTTCCCCCGCTTGGCGAGGTAG
- a CDS encoding threonine aldolase family protein, with the protein MDPVTDATDASPVSPLRLHDTAARGFASDNYSGIHPEVLEAIAAANGGHQVAYGGDAYTARLQEVVGEHFGRGAEAFPVFNGTGANVTGLLSMLPRWGAVVCATTAHINTDEGGAPERVAGIKLLQVPTEDGKLTPELIDREAWGWGDEHRAQPLAVSITQTTELGTVYTPAEVRAIADHAHERGMRLHMDGARLSNAAATLDAPFRAFTSDAGVDVVSFGGTKNGLLYGEAIVVLDPEASEGLTYLRKLNMQLASKMRFVSAQLLALLGSEVDGVPLYLRSARHANGMAARLRSALDGVDGVEFTQETQANGLFAILPEGVADRLRSEFRFYDWDPARREVRWMCSFDTTEDDIDRFAAAIRREVGAA; encoded by the coding sequence ATGGATCCCGTGACCGACGCCACCGACGCCTCCCCCGTCTCCCCCCTCCGCCTCCACGACACCGCCGCCCGCGGCTTCGCCTCCGACAACTACTCCGGGATCCACCCCGAGGTGCTCGAGGCCATCGCGGCCGCGAACGGCGGGCACCAGGTCGCCTACGGCGGCGACGCGTACACGGCACGGCTCCAGGAGGTCGTGGGCGAGCACTTCGGCCGCGGCGCCGAGGCGTTCCCCGTCTTCAACGGCACGGGCGCGAACGTCACCGGGCTCCTCTCGATGCTGCCGCGCTGGGGCGCCGTGGTCTGCGCGACCACCGCGCACATCAACACCGACGAGGGCGGCGCGCCCGAGCGAGTCGCCGGCATCAAGCTCCTCCAGGTGCCCACCGAGGACGGCAAGCTCACCCCCGAGCTGATCGACCGCGAGGCGTGGGGCTGGGGCGACGAGCACCGCGCACAGCCGCTCGCCGTGAGCATCACGCAGACCACCGAGCTCGGCACCGTCTACACGCCGGCCGAGGTGCGGGCGATCGCCGACCACGCGCACGAGCGCGGCATGCGCCTGCACATGGACGGCGCCCGCCTCTCGAACGCGGCCGCCACGCTGGACGCGCCCTTCCGCGCCTTCACGTCCGACGCCGGCGTCGACGTCGTCAGCTTCGGCGGCACCAAGAACGGCCTGCTCTACGGCGAGGCGATCGTGGTGCTCGACCCCGAGGCGTCCGAGGGGCTCACCTACTTGCGCAAGCTCAACATGCAGCTCGCCTCGAAGATGCGGTTCGTGAGCGCGCAGCTGCTGGCGCTCCTCGGATCCGAGGTCGACGGCGTGCCGCTCTACCTCCGCTCCGCGCGCCACGCGAACGGCATGGCCGCGCGACTCCGCTCGGCGCTCGACGGCGTCGACGGCGTCGAGTTCACGCAGGAGACGCAGGCGAACGGCCTCTTCGCGATCCTCCCCGAGGGCGTCGCCGACCGCCTCCGCTCCGAGTTCCGCTTCTACGACTGGGACCCGGCCCGCCGCGAGGTGCGCTGGATGTGCTCGTTCGACACCACCGAGGACGACATCGACCGCTTCGCGGCGGCGATCCGCCGGGAGGTCGGGGCGGCATAG
- a CDS encoding NUDIX domain-containing protein has protein sequence MTRPGETVPDSRGRTGLHLRGTDLDRNPDVVVKRVEVTSDGWHVLRRTTLDLQLRDGSWQEQQRETYDRGDGATVLLYAADTHRILLTRQFRYPAYVNGHADGMLVEAAAGLLDEDSPEDAIRREAREELGVEVVALTHLFDLFMSPGSVTERVHHYLASYTPADVVGAGGGVAEEGEDIERVEVTLDEALAMVADGRIADGKTVILLQHVALHGFPA, from the coding sequence ATGACGCGCCCCGGTGAGACCGTGCCCGACTCGCGGGGCCGCACCGGCCTCCACCTGCGCGGCACGGACCTCGACCGGAACCCCGACGTCGTCGTCAAGCGCGTCGAGGTCACCTCCGACGGCTGGCACGTGCTCCGCCGGACGACGCTCGACCTGCAGCTGCGCGACGGATCCTGGCAGGAGCAGCAGCGCGAGACGTACGACCGGGGCGACGGCGCGACCGTGCTCCTCTACGCGGCCGACACCCACCGGATCCTCCTCACGCGCCAGTTCCGCTACCCCGCCTACGTCAACGGCCACGCAGACGGCATGCTCGTCGAGGCGGCGGCCGGCCTCCTCGACGAGGACTCCCCGGAGGATGCGATCCGCCGCGAGGCCCGCGAGGAGCTGGGCGTGGAGGTCGTGGCGCTCACGCACCTGTTCGACCTGTTCATGAGCCCCGGATCCGTGACCGAGCGCGTGCACCACTACCTCGCGTCGTACACGCCGGCCGACGTCGTGGGCGCGGGCGGCGGCGTGGCCGAGGAGGGCGAGGACATCGAGCGGGTCGAGGTGACGCTCGACGAGGCGCTCGCGATGGTCGCCGACGGCCGCATCGCGGACGGCAAGACGGTGATCCTGCTCCAGCACGTGGCGCTGCACGGGTTCCCCGCGTAG
- a CDS encoding NAD(P)/FAD-dependent oxidoreductase, which produces MTPPDGTTLHHDVLVIGGGNAGLSVAGRLRRYGVDDVAVIEPRDTHYYQPMFSHVAGGTARASQATRPQGSVTPKGVTWIRDRVAGIDPAAKTVTLESGRRVSYGQLIVCPGIQKDWDRVPGLVEAMDSPVGISNYEHRYAAKASTVLRDVRSGTVVFTQPDGPGTCSGASQKPMYLACDHWRAIGVLDDIRVVLVVPTPTMFGMPLVDAELERKVAEYGIEVRYGRELVGVDPAARTVEIAGVDRARALLGPDHAAQQGLEDADRETLSYDVLHAVPPQSAPDWLADTGLAAPGDAGGFVEVDPLTLRHPRFPDVWALGDAAATTNSKSGGALRQQTTTVAKNLVAALEGKPLPQTYDGYSVCPFVVSRSTVVFAEFDDRYRPKPTIPGWKGLAKERRITFLADRYVLPWVYWNLILQGRA; this is translated from the coding sequence ATGACCCCTCCCGACGGCACGACCCTGCACCACGACGTGCTCGTGATCGGCGGGGGGAACGCCGGCCTCTCGGTCGCGGGCCGGCTCCGGCGGTACGGCGTCGACGACGTCGCGGTGATCGAGCCGCGCGACACGCACTACTACCAGCCGATGTTCTCGCACGTCGCGGGCGGCACCGCGCGGGCGTCGCAGGCCACGCGGCCGCAGGGGTCCGTCACGCCGAAGGGCGTCACGTGGATCCGGGACCGCGTCGCCGGCATCGACCCGGCCGCGAAGACGGTGACGCTCGAGTCCGGCCGCCGCGTCTCCTACGGCCAGCTCATCGTGTGCCCCGGCATCCAGAAGGACTGGGATCGCGTGCCCGGCCTCGTCGAGGCGATGGACTCGCCCGTCGGCATCTCGAACTACGAGCACCGCTACGCGGCGAAGGCGTCGACGGTGCTGCGCGACGTGCGCTCCGGCACGGTCGTCTTCACGCAGCCCGACGGTCCCGGGACCTGCTCGGGCGCATCGCAGAAGCCCATGTACCTCGCATGCGACCACTGGCGGGCGATCGGCGTGCTCGACGACATCCGCGTGGTGCTCGTCGTGCCGACGCCGACCATGTTCGGCATGCCCCTCGTCGACGCCGAGCTCGAGCGCAAGGTCGCCGAGTACGGCATCGAGGTGCGGTACGGGCGCGAGCTCGTGGGCGTGGATCCGGCCGCCCGCACCGTCGAGATCGCCGGCGTCGACCGCGCCCGCGCGCTCCTCGGCCCGGACCACGCGGCGCAGCAGGGCCTCGAGGACGCGGATCGCGAGACGCTCTCCTACGACGTGCTGCACGCGGTGCCGCCGCAGTCCGCGCCCGACTGGCTCGCCGACACGGGCCTCGCAGCTCCCGGCGACGCGGGCGGCTTCGTCGAGGTGGATCCGCTGACCCTCCGCCACCCGCGCTTCCCCGACGTGTGGGCGCTCGGCGACGCCGCCGCGACCACGAACTCGAAGTCGGGTGGCGCGCTCCGCCAGCAGACCACCACGGTCGCGAAGAACCTCGTCGCGGCGCTCGAGGGGAAGCCGCTGCCGCAGACGTACGACGGGTACTCGGTGTGCCCGTTCGTGGTCTCCCGCTCGACCGTGGTGTTCGCCGAGTTCGACGACCGCTACCGCCCGAAGCCCACGATCCCCGGCTGGAAGGGCCTCGCGAAGGAGCGCCGCATCACGTTCCTCGCCGACCGCTACGTGCTCCCGTGGGTGTACTGGAACCTGATCCTGCAGGGCCGCGCCTGA
- a CDS encoding Asp23/Gls24 family envelope stress response protein: protein MTDVTPATASSRAAAKHTPADSASGKNTIADGVVEKVAGIAARQVPGVHDLGNGAARAVGAIRNVIGQQDRGQGISVEVGEKQVAADIVVVAEYPVALQDLADRIRESVTDAISQVVGMDVAEVNVTVSDVHIPSDDKDDDDSKSRVQ from the coding sequence ATGACCGACGTCACCCCCGCCACCGCATCCAGCCGCGCCGCCGCCAAGCACACGCCCGCCGACTCCGCCTCGGGCAAGAACACGATCGCCGACGGCGTCGTCGAGAAGGTCGCCGGCATCGCGGCCCGCCAGGTCCCCGGCGTCCACGACCTCGGCAACGGCGCGGCCCGTGCCGTCGGCGCGATCCGCAACGTCATCGGCCAGCAGGACCGCGGCCAGGGCATCTCCGTCGAGGTCGGCGAGAAGCAGGTCGCCGCGGACATCGTCGTCGTCGCCGAGTACCCCGTCGCGCTGCAGGACCTCGCCGACCGGATCCGCGAGTCCGTCACCGACGCGATCTCGCAGGTCGTCGGCATGGACGTCGCCGAGGTCAACGTCACCGTCTCCGACGTGCACATCCCGTCGGACGACAAGGACGACGACGACTCCAAGAGCCGCGTCCAGTAG
- the aqpZ gene encoding aquaporin Z produces MSKSTTAAKAPRDTPAQGRGQKAASAGDRPSTAARWGAEAFGTFLLVFGGVGTALYASAFPDDGNATGVGFLGVALAFGLTVMAGVAAVGGISGGHFNPAVSVGLAFAGRIGWREVPGYVVAQLVGGILGSSALALIAADGPAGYLAAAQDAGFASNGYGEASPGGFGLAAVLLVEVILTAVFVTVILAVTGQKAYAAVAPLVIGLTLTLIHLISIPVSNTSVNPARSIAAAVYGGPVALGQVWAFIVAPLVGAAIAGLAHRALTRAADVPA; encoded by the coding sequence ATGAGCAAGTCGACCACCGCCGCGAAGGCTCCCCGCGACACCCCGGCCCAGGGCCGCGGGCAGAAGGCGGCATCCGCCGGCGACCGCCCGTCCACCGCCGCGCGCTGGGGCGCCGAGGCGTTCGGCACGTTCCTCCTCGTCTTCGGCGGCGTCGGCACCGCGCTCTACGCGTCCGCGTTCCCGGACGACGGCAACGCCACGGGCGTCGGCTTCCTGGGCGTCGCGCTCGCGTTCGGCCTCACGGTCATGGCGGGCGTCGCCGCGGTCGGCGGGATCTCCGGCGGCCACTTCAACCCGGCCGTCAGCGTCGGCCTCGCGTTCGCGGGCCGCATCGGCTGGCGCGAGGTGCCCGGCTACGTGGTCGCGCAGCTCGTCGGCGGGATCCTCGGATCCAGCGCCCTCGCGCTCATCGCCGCCGACGGCCCCGCCGGCTACCTCGCGGCCGCGCAGGACGCGGGCTTCGCGTCGAACGGATACGGCGAGGCCTCGCCCGGCGGCTTCGGCCTCGCGGCCGTGCTCCTCGTCGAGGTGATCCTCACCGCCGTCTTCGTGACCGTGATCCTCGCCGTCACCGGCCAGAAGGCGTACGCGGCCGTCGCGCCCCTCGTCATCGGGCTGACGCTCACCCTGATCCACCTCATCAGCATCCCGGTCAGCAACACCTCCGTGAACCCGGCCCGCTCCATCGCGGCCGCGGTCTACGGCGGGCCCGTCGCGCTCGGGCAGGTGTGGGCGTTCATCGTCGCGCCGCTGGTCGGCGCCGCGATCGCCGGGCTCGCGCACCGCGCGCTGACCCGCGCCGCCGACGTCCCCGCCTGA
- a CDS encoding Asp23/Gls24 family envelope stress response protein — protein MNDAAPAIRPIDLTGIDAAHPEGETAAHRIGVAAAETAAGVTGVHHLGGSAARALDAASRAIRGTSTGPGVTVSEEAGGTVIDIDLVVEYPTPVQDVVDETREQVGRAARQIAPGAVRVNIRVTDVHGPFDDEQSPAGAALEKAKDAGSDALEKAKAAGSEGLEKAKAAGAEGLDRAKAAGAEAADRARDAGDRIQDASADAADRAQDAGSRAADTAKEIGSEVADRAKAAGAVLADSAKADVEETREAAEERDERAAADDADDAADFDTYATHAGSAPEVTVVVDGHGDGTTRVEVDGPATVEVQGDRVEVGGKAASRDDDEAADRS, from the coding sequence GTGAACGACGCCGCACCCGCCATCCGACCCATCGACCTGACCGGCATCGACGCCGCGCACCCGGAGGGGGAGACGGCCGCGCACCGCATCGGCGTCGCCGCGGCGGAGACCGCCGCGGGCGTCACGGGCGTGCACCACCTCGGCGGCTCGGCCGCGCGGGCGCTCGACGCGGCGTCGCGGGCGATCCGCGGCACGAGCACCGGACCCGGCGTCACGGTCTCCGAGGAGGCCGGCGGCACCGTGATCGACATCGACCTCGTGGTCGAGTACCCGACGCCCGTGCAGGACGTCGTCGACGAGACGCGCGAGCAGGTGGGGCGTGCCGCACGGCAGATCGCGCCCGGCGCCGTCCGCGTGAACATCCGCGTGACCGACGTGCACGGCCCGTTCGACGACGAGCAGTCGCCCGCGGGCGCCGCGCTCGAGAAGGCGAAGGACGCCGGATCGGACGCGCTCGAGAAGGCGAAGGCGGCCGGGTCCGAGGGGCTCGAGAAGGCGAAGGCCGCGGGAGCCGAGGGGCTCGACAGGGCGAAGGCCGCGGGAGCCGAGGCCGCCGACCGCGCCCGCGACGCCGGCGACCGGATCCAGGACGCGTCCGCCGACGCCGCCGACCGCGCGCAGGACGCCGGATCGCGCGCCGCGGACACCGCGAAGGAGATCGGCTCCGAGGTGGCCGACCGCGCGAAGGCCGCGGGCGCCGTGCTCGCCGACTCCGCGAAGGCGGACGTCGAGGAGACCCGCGAGGCGGCCGAGGAGCGCGACGAGCGCGCGGCCGCCGACGATGCCGACGACGCGGCCGACTTCGACACGTACGCGACGCATGCCGGATCCGCACCCGAGGTCACCGTGGTCGTCGACGGGCACGGTGACGGCACCACCCGCGTGGAGGTCGACGGCCCCGCCACGGTGGAGGTCCAGGGCGACCGCGTCGAGGTCGGCGGCAAGGCCGCATCCCGCGACGACGACGAGGCTGCCGACCGCTCCTAG
- a CDS encoding DUF805 domain-containing protein, producing the protein MTDATPPGCRTHLELPLYGASWQEAMRRFFLKYATFRGRASRSEFWWWALTGFVVSSALRTLSSLNADSRESLGSFDAVTIIDPWSAVLSVLQLAVFIPSLAVSWRRLHDVDRSGAWTFINFIPVLGTIVYVVMTAGRSRPGGARFD; encoded by the coding sequence ATGACCGACGCGACGCCGCCAGGATGCCGCACGCACCTCGAGCTGCCGCTGTACGGCGCGTCGTGGCAGGAGGCGATGCGGAGGTTCTTCCTCAAGTACGCGACCTTCCGCGGGCGCGCCAGCCGGAGCGAGTTCTGGTGGTGGGCGCTCACGGGGTTCGTCGTCTCGTCCGCGCTCCGGACCCTCAGCAGCCTGAACGCCGACAGCCGCGAGTCGCTCGGGTCCTTCGACGCCGTGACCATCATCGACCCCTGGAGCGCCGTGCTCTCCGTGCTCCAGCTGGCGGTCTTCATCCCGTCGCTGGCCGTCTCCTGGCGGCGGCTGCACGACGTCGACCGCAGCGGCGCGTGGACGTTCATCAACTTCATCCCGGTCCTCGGGACGATCGTCTACGTGGTCATGACCGCGGGGCGGTCACGGCCGGGCGGGGCGCGGTTCGACTGA
- a CDS encoding type IV toxin-antitoxin system AbiEi family antitoxin: MIERMQKLNAEHGAAPLQLIARWLDDHGLRLDRRGRHPEEGPLLSDLEDGVPGAAVLSHANGTAIAALEVMWAERMTHAAAVRAAPDAVTAGRLLLVGPHVSGRGAAILREVGIHHLDAAGNAWLRLPGVVVDVRGRTPEKPIGPRGSDATQSNLFSSRRAQVIFALISWPELVSAPIRRIAAASHVSVGLTQDTMKLLEREGYVRTWPEHHLDRVPELIDRWVAAFPLGLGSPGRTRGYHAERMDMQATASSSVRVSGEMAAPGLRGNTAVVYTDEDVRLLALRNRWRSDREPNVLVREMFWTEPETAEAPVPPGVRDAPPLLVFADLVASGDSRQRGVAEDMRKADRGLHASR; the protein is encoded by the coding sequence ATGATCGAACGCATGCAGAAACTGAACGCAGAGCACGGCGCGGCACCGTTGCAGCTCATCGCGCGATGGCTTGATGATCACGGCCTCCGGCTGGATCGACGCGGCCGCCATCCCGAGGAAGGACCGCTGCTGTCCGACCTCGAGGACGGCGTCCCCGGTGCCGCGGTCCTCTCCCACGCGAACGGCACGGCCATCGCCGCCCTCGAGGTGATGTGGGCCGAACGCATGACACACGCCGCGGCAGTTCGAGCAGCCCCCGATGCCGTCACGGCGGGGCGACTGCTGCTCGTCGGACCGCACGTCTCCGGCCGCGGCGCTGCGATCCTGCGCGAGGTGGGCATCCACCACCTCGACGCCGCGGGCAATGCGTGGCTCCGCCTCCCCGGCGTGGTCGTCGACGTCCGGGGACGGACCCCCGAGAAGCCGATCGGGCCGCGCGGAAGCGACGCGACGCAGTCGAACCTGTTCAGCTCCCGCCGTGCGCAGGTGATCTTCGCCCTGATCTCCTGGCCCGAGCTGGTGAGCGCTCCCATCCGACGGATCGCCGCAGCGTCCCATGTCTCAGTAGGGCTGACGCAGGACACGATGAAGCTCCTGGAGCGGGAGGGCTATGTGCGGACGTGGCCGGAACACCACCTGGATCGGGTGCCCGAGCTGATCGACAGATGGGTCGCCGCCTTCCCTCTCGGGCTCGGGTCCCCGGGCCGGACTCGTGGCTACCACGCGGAGCGCATGGACATGCAGGCGACCGCGAGCAGCTCCGTGCGCGTGAGCGGCGAGATGGCCGCTCCCGGCCTCCGCGGCAATACTGCGGTCGTGTACACCGACGAGGACGTGAGGCTGCTCGCGCTCCGGAACCGCTGGCGGTCGGATCGTGAGCCGAACGTCCTGGTCCGCGAGATGTTCTGGACGGAACCCGAGACGGCCGAAGCGCCCGTTCCACCCGGCGTCCGCGACGCGCCGCCGCTCCTCGTCTTCGCGGACCTCGTCGCCTCCGGGGACAGCAGGCAACGCGGGGTGGCCGAGGACATGCGGAAGGCGGACCGTGGACTTCACGCGAGTCGATGA
- a CDS encoding ABC transporter permease, giving the protein MSTTTASRRGTAPTFAQSTLLVTGREVRMRLRSKSFLISTGILLVGILASIIVSGFLTANGGPGNGDTTRVAVVGSAQQAVSGAASLEGVPADSVEDARAMVRDGEVDAAVVPDTQADSDGAVLVIGDTSAPDGVVSALTDTPRVELLDEPTTDPAIAYLVAIAFGVVFFISALTFGQIIAQSVVEEKQTRVVELLMSTIPVRALLAGKVLGNSILAFTQIALIALMSGVGLLVTEQTALLAIVGPAVIWFVVFFLFGFVLLASLFATAASLVSRQEDVGAVTAPVTYLVMIPYFAVIFFNDNPVVMTVMSYVPFSAPVGMPMRLFLGEAQWWEPLVSLAVLIATTAVVVALGSRIYSNSLLRTGSRVKLKDALKG; this is encoded by the coding sequence GTGAGCACCACCACCGCGAGCCGACGGGGCACCGCCCCGACGTTCGCCCAGTCCACGCTGCTCGTGACGGGCCGCGAGGTGCGCATGCGCCTGCGCAGCAAGTCGTTCCTCATCAGCACGGGGATCCTGCTCGTCGGGATCCTCGCCTCCATCATCGTGAGCGGCTTCCTCACCGCGAACGGCGGCCCGGGGAACGGCGACACCACGCGCGTCGCCGTGGTCGGCTCCGCCCAGCAGGCCGTCTCGGGCGCCGCGTCGCTCGAGGGCGTGCCCGCCGACAGCGTCGAGGACGCGCGGGCGATGGTGCGCGACGGCGAGGTGGACGCGGCGGTCGTCCCCGACACCCAGGCGGACTCCGACGGCGCCGTACTCGTGATCGGCGACACCTCCGCGCCCGACGGCGTGGTGAGCGCGCTCACCGACACCCCGCGCGTCGAGCTCCTCGACGAGCCGACCACGGACCCCGCCATCGCCTACCTCGTCGCGATCGCGTTCGGCGTGGTGTTCTTCATCTCCGCGCTGACGTTCGGGCAGATCATCGCCCAGAGCGTGGTCGAGGAGAAGCAGACGCGGGTGGTCGAGCTGCTCATGTCGACCATCCCCGTGCGGGCGCTGCTCGCCGGCAAGGTGCTCGGCAACAGCATCCTGGCGTTCACGCAGATCGCCCTCATCGCCCTGATGTCCGGCGTCGGCCTCCTCGTGACCGAGCAGACCGCGCTGCTCGCGATCGTCGGCCCCGCGGTGATCTGGTTCGTCGTGTTCTTCCTGTTCGGGTTCGTGCTGCTCGCGTCGCTCTTCGCGACGGCGGCCTCGCTCGTCTCCCGCCAGGAGGACGTGGGCGCCGTCACGGCTCCGGTCACGTACCTCGTGATGATCCCGTACTTCGCGGTCATCTTCTTCAACGACAACCCCGTGGTGATGACGGTCATGTCGTACGTGCCGTTCTCGGCCCCGGTCGGGATGCCGATGCGCCTGTTCCTCGGCGAGGCCCAGTGGTGGGAGCCGCTGGTGTCGCTCGCCGTGCTCATCGCGACGACCGCCGTGGTGGTCGCCCTGGGATCCCGCATCTACAGCAACTCGCTCCTGCGCACCGGATCCCGCGTGAAGCTGAAGGACGCGCTGAAGGGATGA